A window of Tautonia plasticadhaerens contains these coding sequences:
- a CDS encoding 3-keto-disaccharide hydrolase yields MFDRLPIVAALLCACLVPVPPAFAADDGLTPEEIDQGWLRLFDGETTFGWTVEAEDPEKAVSVADGVLTIVGPATVRTTTEFGDATLRVEADGEGIAGAIVGFGRDETADPMGRISRTGTLELSTEGGERSPVVIVVEGGGKLRVHRVDLLPRGMEPIFNGEDLSGWNVLEGGESVYSVTDEGDLNVKNGRGDIQTEGQYDDFVLQLDVFSNGEHLNSGIFFRAVPGEFWSGYESQIRNEYEGEDRNKPVDYGTGAIYRRQAARKIVADDFEWFTKTIVAHDNHFAVWVNGYQVTDWTDDRPADDNGRNGYKAAPGVISIQGHDPTTDLSFRDIRIAPIPGG; encoded by the coding sequence ATGTTCGATCGCCTGCCGATTGTCGCCGCCCTGCTCTGTGCCTGCCTCGTCCCCGTCCCCCCGGCGTTCGCCGCCGATGACGGGCTCACTCCCGAGGAGATCGATCAGGGGTGGCTCCGCCTGTTCGACGGCGAGACGACCTTCGGCTGGACGGTCGAGGCCGAGGATCCGGAGAAGGCCGTCTCGGTGGCGGACGGCGTGCTGACGATCGTCGGGCCGGCGACGGTGCGGACGACCACCGAGTTCGGCGACGCCACGCTCCGGGTCGAGGCCGATGGCGAGGGCATCGCCGGGGCGATCGTGGGGTTCGGCCGGGACGAGACGGCGGATCCAATGGGTCGAATCTCCAGGACCGGCACGCTTGAACTCTCGACGGAGGGCGGGGAACGTTCCCCGGTGGTCATCGTGGTCGAGGGCGGCGGCAAGCTTCGGGTGCACCGGGTCGACCTGCTCCCCCGGGGGATGGAGCCGATCTTCAATGGCGAGGACCTCTCCGGCTGGAATGTGCTGGAGGGGGGAGAGTCGGTCTACTCGGTCACCGACGAGGGCGACCTCAACGTCAAGAATGGCCGGGGAGACATCCAGACCGAGGGGCAGTACGACGACTTCGTCCTCCAGCTCGACGTCTTCTCCAACGGGGAGCACCTCAACAGCGGCATCTTCTTCCGGGCCGTCCCCGGCGAGTTCTGGAGCGGGTACGAGTCCCAGATCCGCAACGAATATGAGGGAGAGGATCGGAATAAGCCCGTCGACTACGGCACCGGCGCCATCTACCGCCGACAGGCCGCCCGGAAGATCGTGGCCGACGACTTCGAGTGGTTCACCAAGACGATCGTCGCCCACGACAACCACTTCGCCGTCTGGGTGAATGGCTACCAGGTCACCGACTGGACCGACGATCGCCCTGCCGACGACAACGGCCGCAACGGCTACAAGGCTGCGCCCGGGGTCATCAGCATCCAGGGGCACGACCCGACCACCGACCTCAGCTTCCGGGACATCCGGATCGCCCCGATCCCGGGAGGCTGA
- a CDS encoding transglutaminase-like domain-containing protein — protein sequence MRGIDLAARTLALALALATPTLLPPRAEAQDAAPDKARDAWDAVFIGGRKVGHIHLRVEPVTAGDGRELLRVQVDSRLNIKRLDDDVVIATRYGTIETYDGRVLRLDARSLVGPNETRISGDARDDILPLTLEAGGQRRRVEIPWGDDVRGPYGPELSLSRSPMTPGERREIKTFIPDLNQVGLTVLEAREVEEVELGGDTTMSLLKVESQVKGPDGKPLPGMDATYWADSGGQILKSHTDAFGGILTYRTTKEAAEAPGSGSFDIVKASIVRVSRQITNSTGTRSAVYRVSYSGDTPIEEVFPADDRQTVRRATDGSTLLDVHTSGPRDGSGGPATVEPEYLAANPMLNSEDPGVVALTRQAIRGAADDPWAKAVAITDWVAENVREKNFETAFATARDVARDLSGDCSEHSVLTAAMCRAAGVPARVVVGLLYADDLGGFGYHMWNEVHVNGRWVAVDAALKQTEVDATHLKLNATSLDGVSPYAQFLDVVRVFNTLSLEPIEVR from the coding sequence ATGCGAGGGATCGATCTCGCCGCCCGAACGCTCGCCCTGGCCCTCGCCCTGGCGACGCCGACCTTGCTCCCCCCCCGGGCCGAGGCCCAGGACGCGGCCCCGGACAAGGCCCGGGATGCCTGGGACGCCGTCTTCATCGGCGGCCGGAAGGTCGGGCACATCCACCTCCGCGTCGAGCCCGTCACCGCCGGGGACGGCCGAGAGCTGCTCCGAGTGCAGGTCGACTCCCGGCTGAACATCAAGCGGCTGGACGACGACGTGGTCATCGCCACCCGGTACGGCACGATCGAGACCTACGACGGCCGGGTCCTCCGGCTCGACGCCCGGAGCCTCGTCGGCCCGAATGAGACGCGGATCTCCGGGGACGCCCGGGACGACATCCTGCCCCTGACCCTCGAGGCCGGCGGCCAGCGACGACGGGTCGAGATCCCCTGGGGGGACGACGTCCGGGGCCCTTATGGGCCCGAGCTGAGCCTCTCCCGATCCCCCATGACCCCCGGCGAGCGCCGGGAGATCAAGACCTTCATCCCCGACCTCAACCAGGTCGGCCTGACCGTGCTCGAGGCCCGCGAGGTCGAGGAGGTCGAGCTCGGCGGCGACACCACGATGTCGCTGCTGAAGGTCGAGTCCCAGGTGAAGGGCCCCGACGGCAAGCCCCTGCCCGGCATGGACGCCACCTACTGGGCCGACTCCGGGGGCCAAATCCTCAAGAGCCACACCGACGCCTTCGGCGGCATCCTCACCTACCGGACCACCAAGGAGGCCGCCGAGGCCCCCGGCTCCGGCTCCTTCGACATCGTCAAGGCCTCGATCGTCCGCGTCTCCCGCCAGATCACCAACTCCACCGGCACCAGGTCGGCCGTCTACCGGGTCTCCTACAGCGGGGACACCCCGATCGAGGAGGTTTTCCCGGCCGACGACCGCCAGACCGTCCGGCGGGCGACCGACGGCTCGACCCTGCTGGACGTCCACACCTCCGGGCCCCGGGACGGCTCGGGAGGGCCGGCGACCGTCGAGCCCGAATACCTCGCCGCCAACCCGATGCTCAACAGCGAGGATCCCGGGGTCGTCGCCCTCACCCGGCAGGCCATCCGGGGCGCCGCCGACGACCCGTGGGCCAAGGCCGTGGCTATCACCGACTGGGTGGCCGAGAACGTACGCGAGAAGAACTTCGAGACCGCCTTCGCCACCGCCCGCGACGTCGCCCGGGACCTGAGCGGCGATTGCAGCGAGCACAGCGTGCTGACCGCCGCCATGTGCCGGGCCGCCGGCGTGCCCGCCCGGGTGGTCGTCGGCCTGCTCTACGCCGACGACCTCGGCGGCTTCGGCTATCACATGTGGAATGAAGTGCATGTCAACGGACGATGGGTCGCCGTCGACGCCGCCCTGAAGCAGACCGAGGTCGACGCCACCCACCTGAAGCTCAACGCCACGAGCCTCGACGGCGTCTCCCCCTACGCCCAGTTCCTCGACGTGGTCCGCGTCTTCAACACCCTCTCGCTGGAGCCGATCGAGGTCCGTTGA
- a CDS encoding response regulator — MTPPDPISISIVLADDDADLRLVAAGRLRASGMTVWEACDGAEALRLVREHRPTVLVLDLWMPGVDGLQVLDALRFDPVASRLAVVVLTGDGEADGRLLALAGGAASILLKGGSIDALVGEVLDGAARALGPPFGVDLGDDGGLASCSTSHRDPIPSGPDRP; from the coding sequence GTGACGCCTCCCGACCCGATCTCGATCTCGATCGTGCTGGCCGACGACGACGCGGACCTCCGGCTCGTGGCCGCCGGCCGGCTCCGGGCCTCGGGCATGACCGTCTGGGAGGCCTGCGACGGCGCCGAGGCGCTCCGGCTGGTCCGGGAGCACCGGCCGACCGTGCTGGTGCTCGACCTCTGGATGCCGGGGGTCGACGGGCTCCAGGTGCTCGACGCCCTGCGGTTCGACCCGGTCGCCTCCCGGCTGGCCGTCGTCGTGCTCACCGGCGACGGCGAGGCCGACGGCCGCCTGCTCGCGCTGGCCGGGGGGGCGGCCTCGATCCTCCTCAAGGGGGGCTCGATCGACGCACTGGTCGGGGAGGTCCTCGACGGCGCCGCCCGGGCCCTCGGCCCCCCCTTCGGCGTCGACCTGGGGGACGACGGGGGCCTCGCCTCCTGCTCGACGTCGCATCGAGACCCCATCCCCTCCGGGCCCGACCGACCTTGA
- a CDS encoding bifunctional folylpolyglutamate synthase/dihydrofolate synthase encodes MTEPAPDAYRERLDALYARLDYERLGMPASSSSTELKLGRMRRLLRRLGDPQDALRIVHVAGTKGKGSTSAMVAAALSASGIKAGLFTSPHLHRLEERFEVDGAMMSPSDLVARCDEVLPVVESVEADWPDPEGRGMTFFEATTAIGLLHFARVGCRAVALEVGMGGRLDSTNVVRPGVSVITSISFDHVRQLGPTLGQIAREKAGILKRGTPAVVGVRGDEPLSAIREVARSRRCPIREVGPDVSYDYEPPTPPVDRPSNGVVRVRTWRRDWGPIVPPLPGEHQARNVAVALASLDALAETDPTLDVDPGAAARGVSGLRWPARVEVVGESPWVVIDGAHNVASAEALAGTLRSNFPSVPRTLVFGTSRDKDLDGQLRALLPLFDAVIATRYVENPRAVDPSAIAEAVSALGGPPAEVSADPASALQAARRRSPVPGLVCVTGSLFLAAEARAAALGLSNVPARPRLVT; translated from the coding sequence ATGACCGAACCCGCCCCCGACGCCTACCGGGAACGCCTCGACGCGCTCTACGCCCGGCTCGACTACGAGCGGCTCGGCATGCCCGCCTCCTCCTCCTCGACCGAGCTGAAGCTGGGGAGGATGCGGCGCCTGCTCCGCCGCCTCGGCGACCCCCAGGACGCCCTCCGGATCGTCCACGTCGCCGGGACCAAGGGGAAGGGGTCGACCTCCGCGATGGTGGCCGCCGCGCTGTCGGCCTCGGGGATCAAGGCCGGGCTGTTCACCTCGCCGCACCTGCACCGGCTGGAGGAGCGGTTCGAGGTCGACGGGGCGATGATGAGCCCCTCGGATCTGGTCGCCCGGTGCGACGAGGTCCTGCCGGTCGTCGAGTCGGTCGAGGCCGACTGGCCCGACCCCGAGGGGCGGGGGATGACCTTCTTCGAGGCGACCACGGCGATCGGCCTGCTGCACTTCGCCCGGGTCGGCTGCCGGGCGGTGGCCCTGGAGGTCGGCATGGGGGGGCGGCTGGACTCGACCAACGTCGTCCGGCCTGGCGTCTCGGTGATCACCTCGATCTCCTTCGACCACGTCCGCCAGCTCGGCCCGACCCTCGGCCAGATCGCCCGGGAGAAGGCGGGCATCCTGAAGCGGGGGACGCCCGCGGTGGTCGGCGTCCGGGGGGACGAGCCGCTGTCGGCCATCCGCGAGGTGGCCCGCTCGAGGCGATGCCCGATCCGGGAGGTCGGCCCCGACGTCTCGTACGACTACGAGCCGCCGACGCCCCCGGTCGACCGGCCGAGCAACGGCGTCGTCCGGGTCCGGACCTGGCGGAGGGACTGGGGCCCGATCGTCCCCCCCCTGCCGGGGGAACACCAGGCGAGGAACGTCGCCGTGGCCCTGGCGAGCCTCGACGCCCTGGCGGAAACCGATCCCACCCTGGACGTCGACCCCGGGGCCGCCGCCCGGGGCGTCTCGGGCCTGAGGTGGCCGGCCCGGGTGGAGGTGGTGGGCGAGTCCCCCTGGGTCGTGATCGACGGCGCCCACAACGTGGCCTCGGCCGAGGCCCTGGCGGGGACCCTGCGGTCGAACTTCCCGTCCGTCCCCCGGACGCTCGTCTTCGGCACGAGCAGGGACAAGGACCTGGACGGCCAGCTCCGGGCCCTGCTCCCACTGTTCGACGCCGTGATCGCCACTCGCTACGTCGAGAACCCCCGGGCGGTCGATCCGTCGGCGATCGCCGAGGCGGTCTCGGCGCTGGGAGGGCCCCCGGCCGAGGTCTCGGCCGATCCCGCCTCGGCCCTGCAGGCCGCGCGAAGGCGGTCGCCGGTCCCCGGTCTGGTCTGCGTCACCGGCTCGCTGTTCCTGGCCGCCGAGGCGAGGGCCGCCGCGCTCGGCCTGTCCAACGTCCCGGCCCGGCCCAGGCTGGTGACCTGA
- a CDS encoding vWA domain-containing protein: MPPTRPAPPLIPALLIALIGWAAPALADDPKPPPADEPKPGAEADDGTQGPGPDRPRRVVGPVVRSSTEAADLLRDPGEDPYDPAIDWASLPPWQRTSFYGVRAKGTFFVFAVDCSGSMADDLRLYRAKQELRRCIGALRFPQRYLVVFYNDRPIPMGGGVPKSADQRGKVNTYAWLESVDAIGGTDPRGAMNLALGLQPDAVFLLSDGEFPPGTEEGIAATNRSTIPIHCIDLAGGLGAEQLRTIAGDSGGQYALRR; encoded by the coding sequence CCTCGCCGACGACCCCAAGCCTCCCCCGGCCGACGAGCCGAAGCCGGGCGCCGAGGCCGACGACGGGACCCAGGGGCCCGGGCCCGATCGCCCCCGGAGGGTGGTGGGGCCCGTGGTCCGGTCGTCGACCGAGGCGGCCGACCTGCTCCGGGATCCGGGTGAAGATCCCTACGACCCGGCAATCGACTGGGCATCCCTCCCCCCCTGGCAGCGGACCTCCTTCTACGGGGTCCGGGCGAAGGGGACCTTCTTCGTCTTCGCCGTCGACTGCTCCGGCAGCATGGCCGACGACCTCCGCCTCTACCGGGCCAAGCAGGAGCTCCGCCGCTGCATCGGGGCCCTGCGGTTCCCCCAGCGCTACCTGGTCGTCTTCTACAACGACCGGCCGATCCCGATGGGCGGGGGCGTGCCGAAGTCGGCCGACCAGCGGGGGAAGGTGAACACCTATGCCTGGCTGGAGTCCGTCGACGCCATCGGCGGCACCGACCCCAGGGGCGCCATGAACCTCGCCCTCGGCCTCCAGCCCGACGCCGTCTTCCTGCTCTCCGACGGCGAGTTCCCCCCCGGCACCGAGGAGGGCATCGCCGCCACCAACCGCTCGACGATCCCGATCCACTGCATCGACCTTGCCGGGGGCCTCGGCGCCGAGCAGCTCCGGACCATCGCCGGGGACTCCGGCGGCCAGTACGCCCTGAGGCGCTGA
- a CDS encoding phospholipid-binding protein, which produces MRRNLGNGSTSLLEQVEHSIRQTTHGRIRDLAVEEVQGRFVVRGRVPSYHTKQLALYAALELLPSDRFDMNILVS; this is translated from the coding sequence ATGCGGAGGAACCTTGGGAATGGTTCGACCTCCCTCCTGGAGCAGGTCGAGCATTCAATCAGGCAGACAACCCACGGTCGGATCCGTGACCTGGCCGTCGAGGAGGTCCAGGGCCGCTTCGTCGTCCGGGGCCGGGTGCCGTCCTATCACACCAAGCAACTGGCGCTGTATGCGGCGCTGGAGCTGCTGCCCAGCGATCGCTTCGACATGAATATCCTCGTTTCCTGA
- the shc gene encoding squalene--hopene cyclase has translation MIVKREGSKLGRGPAAEATPRGVGTPPPVDSDALDRGLAATRGWLLGQQRDDGHWVGELEGDTILESEFVLLLTALGREEDEVAVKLCKYLYEQRLPEGGWAIYPGGPFDVSASVKSYFALKLAGVHPDHPEMAKVRDRILEAGGAEACNSFTRFYLALLGQMSYDDCPYVPPELIFLPTRTGLSLYDMSSWTRTMVVPLSILSVLRPVRHLPPEKGIAELFRPDLPPPSRRTERACSWSNFFVALDRGFKWAHRVVPKALRRPGLAAAHRWMIRHFEGSEGLGAIFPAMVYSIFALRSLGYDDDHVLVRRALGQLEDLMIEEGGAVRVQPCVSPTWDTAIAAIALADSGVPADDPSMTAAARWLLDREISVPGDWQRRRPGLEPTGWAFEYRNDFYPDIDDTAMVLLALGRTALAGRPEGRLATDRAVAWLLAMQNRDGGWAAFDVDIDNQLLTKVPFADHNAILDPSCADITARILEILGTIGYRQDHPAVSRGLEYLWASQEPEGCWYGRWGVNYIYGTWQVLLGLRAIDFPMGHPSIQRAADWLESAQQEDGGWGESCRSYDDPAWMGRGVTTASQTAWAVNGLIAAGRAHSPSVRRGVSFLLRTQNADGTWDEPQFTGTGFPKVFYLRYHLYRIYFPLMALARYRAAVSGPAAPRLGRSLHSGALACGVPADPRPLDV, from the coding sequence ATGATCGTCAAGCGCGAGGGTAGCAAGCTGGGGCGGGGTCCGGCCGCGGAGGCGACCCCGCGAGGCGTCGGGACTCCCCCCCCGGTCGACTCCGACGCCCTGGATCGCGGCCTGGCCGCCACGAGGGGCTGGCTGCTGGGTCAGCAGCGCGACGACGGCCACTGGGTCGGCGAGCTGGAAGGGGACACGATCCTCGAATCCGAGTTCGTCCTGCTGCTGACCGCCCTGGGCCGGGAGGAGGACGAGGTCGCCGTCAAGCTCTGCAAGTACTTGTATGAGCAGCGGCTCCCCGAGGGGGGCTGGGCGATCTACCCGGGCGGCCCGTTCGACGTCAGCGCCTCGGTCAAGTCGTACTTCGCCCTGAAGCTGGCGGGCGTGCACCCGGACCACCCGGAGATGGCGAAGGTCCGCGACCGGATCCTGGAGGCCGGCGGCGCCGAGGCCTGCAACAGCTTCACCCGGTTCTACCTGGCGCTGCTGGGGCAGATGTCGTACGACGACTGCCCGTACGTCCCCCCCGAGCTGATCTTCCTGCCGACCCGGACGGGCCTGAGCCTCTACGACATGTCGTCCTGGACCCGGACGATGGTCGTGCCGCTGTCGATCCTCTCGGTTCTGCGCCCGGTGCGGCACCTGCCGCCGGAGAAGGGGATCGCCGAGCTGTTCCGGCCGGACCTGCCGCCCCCGTCGAGGAGGACGGAGCGGGCCTGTTCCTGGTCGAACTTCTTCGTCGCCCTGGATCGCGGCTTCAAGTGGGCGCACCGGGTCGTGCCGAAGGCGCTGCGCCGTCCCGGGCTGGCGGCGGCCCACCGGTGGATGATCCGGCACTTCGAGGGCTCCGAGGGGCTGGGGGCCATCTTCCCGGCGATGGTCTACTCGATCTTCGCCCTGCGGAGCCTCGGCTACGACGACGACCACGTGCTGGTCCGCCGGGCCCTGGGGCAGCTCGAAGACCTGATGATCGAGGAGGGCGGCGCGGTCCGGGTGCAGCCCTGCGTCTCGCCGACCTGGGACACGGCGATCGCCGCCATCGCCCTGGCCGACTCCGGCGTGCCGGCCGACGACCCGAGCATGACCGCCGCCGCCCGCTGGCTGCTGGACCGGGAGATCAGCGTCCCCGGCGACTGGCAGCGCCGTCGGCCCGGCCTGGAGCCGACCGGCTGGGCCTTCGAGTACCGCAACGACTTCTACCCCGACATCGACGACACGGCCATGGTCCTGCTCGCCCTGGGCCGCACCGCCCTGGCGGGCCGACCCGAGGGGAGGCTCGCGACCGACCGGGCCGTCGCCTGGCTCCTGGCGATGCAGAACCGGGACGGCGGCTGGGCGGCCTTCGACGTCGACATCGATAATCAATTGCTCACCAAGGTCCCCTTCGCGGATCACAACGCGATCCTCGACCCGAGCTGCGCCGACATCACCGCCCGGATCCTGGAGATCCTGGGCACGATCGGCTATCGCCAGGACCACCCCGCCGTCTCCCGGGGGCTGGAATACCTCTGGGCCTCCCAGGAGCCGGAGGGCTGCTGGTACGGCCGCTGGGGGGTGAACTACATCTACGGGACCTGGCAGGTGCTGCTGGGCCTCCGGGCGATCGACTTCCCGATGGGCCACCCCTCGATCCAGCGGGCGGCCGACTGGCTGGAGTCGGCCCAGCAGGAGGACGGCGGCTGGGGCGAATCCTGCCGCAGCTACGACGACCCCGCCTGGATGGGCCGGGGCGTGACGACCGCCTCGCAGACCGCCTGGGCCGTCAACGGCCTGATCGCGGCGGGGAGGGCGCATTCGCCGAGTGTCCGGCGGGGCGTCTCCTTCCTGCTCCGGACCCAGAACGCCGACGGCACCTGGGACGAGCCGCAGTTCACCGGCACCGGGTTCCCGAAGGTCTTCTACCTCCGCTACCACCTCTACCGCATCTACTTCCCGCTGATGGCCCTGGCCCGCTACCGGGCCGCCGTCTCCGGGCCGGCCGCCCCCCGGCTGGGCCGGTCGCTGCACTCCGGGGCCCTCGCCTGCGGCGTCCCGGCCGACCCGAGGCCGCTGGACGTCTGA
- a CDS encoding phosphorylase family protein, which yields MTQLLPPPVPADVGIVAALPIEIGPTIDLLRDVRTYSDPEGSQRAVVEGMLGEKVVVIVSAGVGRKAAAKGARRLLGGHRPRWLVSAGFGGALDPGLRRNDVVFATEIVDAASPDAPPLAIGLTPPASTPGSKIRYSSGRLVTASKIVRTAAEKAAMRGRFAAEVVDMETASVASICADRGQRFLAIRVISDEAGADLPPEVMTVMGPTGGFRLGATIGALWKRPGSVKDLWTLREHAIEAADRLAEVLPGIIHQLD from the coding sequence ATGACTCAACTGCTCCCGCCCCCGGTGCCGGCCGACGTGGGGATCGTGGCCGCCCTGCCGATCGAGATCGGCCCGACGATCGACCTGCTCCGGGACGTGCGGACCTATTCCGACCCCGAAGGCTCGCAGCGGGCCGTGGTCGAGGGGATGCTCGGCGAGAAGGTCGTGGTGATCGTCTCGGCCGGGGTGGGCCGGAAGGCCGCGGCGAAGGGGGCGAGGCGGTTGCTCGGCGGGCACCGGCCGCGCTGGCTCGTCTCGGCGGGGTTCGGGGGGGCGCTCGACCCGGGCCTGAGGCGGAACGACGTGGTCTTCGCCACCGAGATCGTCGACGCCGCCTCTCCCGACGCCCCGCCGCTGGCGATCGGCCTGACGCCCCCGGCCTCGACGCCGGGATCGAAGATCAGGTATTCGTCCGGCCGGCTGGTGACGGCCTCGAAGATCGTCCGCACGGCCGCCGAGAAGGCGGCGATGCGGGGGCGGTTCGCGGCCGAGGTGGTCGACATGGAGACGGCGAGCGTCGCCTCGATCTGCGCCGATCGGGGGCAGCGGTTCCTGGCGATCCGGGTCATCAGCGACGAGGCCGGGGCCGACCTGCCCCCGGAGGTGATGACGGTGATGGGCCCGACCGGCGGCTTCCGCCTCGGCGCCACGATCGGCGCCCTCTGGAAGCGGCCCGGCAGCGTGAAGGACCTGTGGACCCTCCGGGAGCACGCCATCGAGGCGGCCGACCGCCTGGCCGAGGTGCTCCCGGGGATCATCCATCAACTGGATTGA
- the holA gene encoding DNA polymerase III subunit delta: MHAFEFVDPRKVREVLPVYAIFGDDAYLRREAILAIIRNAMGGQDEEELGVSRFPGAQAELARVLDEVRTLPFLAPRRVAIVEDADPFVTAHRKELEAFAARPPDSGVLVLSVKSWPSNTKLAKLVEQSGASVECKAPRDSELASWLGKLASGRWGLKFPPEAARFLVELVGPEPGLLVSEVDKLAAYVGDGKAITREDVAKLVGAGRVLEVWDLIDRASLGDAPGALGVLDRLLASGEAPQRLLAALAISLRKVHHAGALRLARRELADACKRAGIWPRDVEKTGRQHAHLGPDRVDRIPALLLETDLALKGSSTLDERAVLERLIVSLARPRGD; encoded by the coding sequence CGTTCGAATTCGTCGACCCGAGAAAGGTGCGAGAAGTCCTGCCGGTCTACGCTATTTTTGGCGACGACGCGTACCTCAGGAGGGAAGCGATCCTCGCCATCATCCGCAACGCGATGGGGGGCCAGGATGAGGAGGAGCTGGGCGTCTCGCGGTTCCCCGGGGCCCAGGCGGAGCTGGCGAGGGTGCTCGACGAGGTCCGGACGCTGCCGTTCCTGGCGCCCAGGCGGGTGGCGATCGTCGAGGACGCCGACCCGTTCGTGACCGCCCACCGCAAGGAGCTGGAGGCGTTCGCCGCCCGGCCGCCCGACTCGGGGGTGCTGGTGCTGTCGGTGAAGTCCTGGCCGTCGAACACGAAGCTCGCCAAGCTGGTCGAGCAGTCGGGGGCCTCGGTCGAGTGCAAGGCGCCGAGGGATTCGGAGCTGGCCTCCTGGCTCGGCAAGCTGGCCTCGGGGCGCTGGGGGCTGAAGTTCCCCCCCGAGGCCGCCCGTTTCCTCGTCGAGCTGGTCGGCCCCGAGCCGGGTCTGCTCGTCTCCGAGGTCGACAAGCTCGCCGCCTACGTCGGCGACGGCAAGGCCATCACCCGGGAGGACGTGGCGAAGCTCGTCGGCGCCGGCCGGGTCCTGGAGGTCTGGGACCTGATCGACCGCGCCTCGCTCGGCGACGCCCCCGGGGCGCTCGGCGTGCTCGACCGGCTGCTCGCCTCCGGCGAGGCCCCCCAGCGGCTGCTGGCGGCCCTGGCGATCTCCCTCCGCAAGGTGCACCACGCCGGGGCGCTGCGGCTGGCCCGCAGGGAGCTGGCCGACGCCTGCAAGCGGGCCGGCATCTGGCCCCGGGACGTGGAGAAGACCGGACGGCAGCACGCCCACCTCGGGCCCGACCGCGTCGACCGCATCCCCGCCCTGCTGCTGGAGACCGACCTGGCGCTGAAGGGCTCCTCCACCCTGGACGAGCGGGCCGTGCTGGAGCGGCTCATCGTCTCCCTCGCCCGGCCCCGCGGAGACTGA
- a CDS encoding BON domain-containing protein — MTRTRYPRIPGGWLAVVVVVAMAVPGPSPAGGQLAPRPGVSAPSRPGPADLLRAALASNPVTAPYPIEVVDRGGRAALRGVVGTKVIYDAAIRTAIASGVPFADELVIDTLAAQDVALRGAAAMAEAVPPGFAPPMPGPSYGAVGGYPPPTYMPFGPVPGGAPGLIYPPPLFGFADEPFFGLEPPVISYPPYWGALSARRLAEYRANGPAPAPFPAAGGELPPPGLVDVELDPDGVATIRGLVPTLADRVAVGQQLAQTPGITQVINLLVVEAEATSSAPADAAPPEPPAPGLFIDPRPVPPARPGPGPVPGPEGGAGPGGPAPPEADAPAPAEASPPGDLPELAGLPIRVTLRDGTATLSGDAPSAAAAMAAYLAVKRHPGVDRVVDRLRFSVPVEPGENPLRSAADLRDVEEYLGDQVRRQLDGLAEVDRVRLLGDRLEIRGRLLDPAGLRRAEATLRSTPVLRGFTIAPELVPGG, encoded by the coding sequence ATGACTCGGACCCGATATCCCCGAATCCCCGGGGGGTGGCTCGCCGTCGTCGTTGTCGTCGCGATGGCCGTCCCCGGGCCGAGTCCGGCGGGTGGCCAGCTCGCCCCCCGGCCGGGGGTCTCCGCCCCGAGCCGTCCGGGGCCGGCGGACCTGCTCCGGGCGGCGCTCGCCTCCAACCCCGTGACGGCGCCCTACCCGATCGAGGTGGTCGACCGGGGGGGACGGGCCGCACTCCGGGGCGTGGTCGGCACGAAGGTCATCTATGATGCCGCCATCCGGACGGCGATCGCCTCGGGAGTGCCCTTCGCCGACGAGCTGGTCATCGACACCCTGGCCGCGCAGGACGTGGCCCTCCGGGGGGCGGCGGCGATGGCCGAGGCGGTCCCGCCCGGGTTCGCCCCGCCGATGCCCGGGCCGTCCTACGGGGCGGTCGGCGGGTATCCTCCCCCGACGTACATGCCGTTCGGGCCCGTCCCCGGCGGGGCTCCGGGCCTCATCTACCCCCCTCCGCTGTTCGGGTTCGCGGACGAGCCGTTCTTCGGCCTCGAACCGCCGGTGATCAGCTACCCGCCCTACTGGGGGGCCCTCTCGGCCCGGAGGCTCGCCGAATACCGGGCGAACGGCCCGGCCCCGGCGCCGTTCCCGGCGGCCGGGGGCGAGTTGCCGCCCCCGGGGCTGGTCGACGTGGAGCTGGATCCCGACGGCGTGGCGACGATCCGGGGCCTCGTGCCGACGCTGGCCGACCGCGTCGCCGTCGGCCAACAGCTCGCCCAGACGCCGGGGATCACCCAGGTCATCAACCTGCTGGTCGTCGAGGCGGAGGCCACCTCCTCGGCCCCGGCCGACGCCGCCCCCCCGGAGCCGCCCGCACCGGGCCTGTTCATCGATCCCCGCCCGGTCCCCCCCGCCCGGCCCGGGCCCGGGCCGGTCCCGGGGCCAGAGGGAGGGGCCGGGCCGGGCGGGCCTGCTCCTCCGGAGGCCGACGCACCGGCCCCGGCCGAGGCGAGCCCGCCGGGCGACCTGCCCGAGCTGGCCGGCCTGCCGATCCGGGTGACCCTCCGGGACGGGACCGCGACCCTCTCGGGGGACGCCCCCTCCGCGGCGGCGGCGATGGCCGCCTATCTCGCCGTGAAGCGGCACCCGGGGGTGGACCGGGTGGTCGACCGCCTGAGGTTCTCCGTGCCGGTCGAGCCGGGGGAGAACCCGCTGCGGTCGGCCGCCGACCTCCGGGACGTGGAGGAATACCTCGGCGACCAGGTCCGCCGCCAGCTCGACGGCCTGGCCGAGGTCGACCGCGTCCGATTGCTGGGAGACCGGCTGGAGATCCGGGGCCGCTTGCTCGACCCGGCCGGCCTCCGGAGGGCCGAGGCTACCCTCCGATCGACCCCCGTGCTGCGCGGGTTCACGATCGCCCCGGAGCTGGTGCCCGGGGGGTGA